From Amphritea atlantica, a single genomic window includes:
- the pal gene encoding peptidoglycan-associated lipoprotein Pal — translation MRAMNIGKATALALTVVWAAGCSTTNTTDTDTMGGDTAPATTTQAVSDSSMSGTSMADVKNLATIFYFDFDKSQVMPEAVTALRGHAKYLVANPSASVVLEGHADERGTREYNMALGERRAQAVARVLTVNGVSSSQIELVSFGEEKPVVMGHNESSWAQNRRVELKY, via the coding sequence ATGCGTGCTATGAATATTGGCAAAGCGACTGCTTTGGCTCTGACCGTAGTTTGGGCTGCAGGCTGTAGTACAACAAATACAACAGATACTGATACCATGGGTGGTGATACTGCTCCAGCTACAACAACTCAGGCAGTTTCTGATTCTTCAATGTCCGGCACTTCTATGGCCGATGTTAAGAATCTGGCAACTATTTTCTATTTCGATTTCGACAAGTCTCAGGTTATGCCCGAGGCGGTTACTGCTCTGCGTGGCCATGCGAAATACCTGGTAGCTAACCCTTCCGCTTCTGTTGTTCTTGAAGGTCACGCCGATGAGCGTGGTACCCGTGAATACAACATGGCTCTGGGTGAGCGTCGTGCGCAGGCAGTTGCCCGTGTCCTGACGGTCAATGGTGTTTCAAGCAGTCAGATTGAGCTGGTTAGTTTTGGTGAAGAGAAGCCGGTGGTAATGGGTCATAACGAAAGTTCATGGGCTCAGAACCGTCGCGTAGAACTGAAATACTAA
- the tolB gene encoding Tol-Pal system protein TolB: protein MQRIVLFVCLFVFSLIARAELTVEITQGVDEPTPVAVVPFSWSGVQALPEDVAKVVSDDLYRSGMFKMMPRENMLSFPSDRSSLFFRDWRISGSDFIVIGRIKETDGQLTVAFELYDILKEERILGEEIKANRNNLRAVGHYISDKVFEALTGVRGAFSTRIVYVTAKQLSPPEYRYRLMLADSDGHNPRTILESKEPIVSPAWSRDGSKLAYVSFESGRPAIYIQYLATGKREKVQSFRGLNGAPAWSPDGRQLALVLSKDGNPEIYVLDLQQRRLSRITHHFGIDTEPSWSPDGQSLIFTSDRGGQPQIYSIYLPTRDVTRLTFEGRYNARGRLTQDGRFLAMVHQTNGSFHIAVQDLRTGRVDLLTETFMDESPTIAPNGSIILYATQEGVRGVLSAVSLDGRVKFRLPSTDGDVREPAWSPFQ, encoded by the coding sequence CAGTCTGATTGCCCGGGCTGAACTGACTGTTGAAATTACTCAGGGGGTCGATGAACCAACGCCCGTGGCGGTGGTTCCGTTTTCCTGGAGCGGCGTTCAGGCACTGCCAGAGGACGTTGCGAAGGTGGTCAGTGATGACCTTTATCGCAGTGGTATGTTTAAAATGATGCCGCGGGAAAACATGCTCAGTTTTCCCTCTGATCGCAGTTCTCTGTTCTTTCGTGACTGGCGCATCAGCGGCAGTGACTTTATTGTCATCGGTCGTATCAAAGAAACGGATGGCCAGTTAACCGTCGCCTTTGAGCTCTACGATATTCTCAAGGAGGAGCGGATACTGGGTGAGGAGATAAAAGCAAACCGTAATAACCTGCGGGCGGTTGGTCACTACATCAGTGATAAGGTATTTGAGGCTCTGACAGGCGTGCGGGGGGCTTTTTCAACCCGTATCGTTTACGTAACAGCTAAGCAGCTTTCGCCGCCTGAGTACCGTTATCGCCTGATGCTGGCGGATTCTGATGGTCATAATCCGCGCACTATTCTTGAGTCAAAAGAGCCAATAGTGTCTCCGGCCTGGTCCCGTGATGGCAGTAAGCTGGCCTATGTTTCATTTGAGTCAGGCCGTCCCGCCATCTATATCCAGTATCTTGCTACCGGTAAACGGGAAAAAGTGCAGTCATTCCGGGGCTTGAATGGTGCTCCTGCCTGGTCTCCTGATGGCCGGCAGCTGGCACTAGTGCTCTCTAAGGACGGTAACCCGGAAATCTATGTGCTGGACCTGCAGCAGCGCCGGCTGTCCCGTATTACTCATCATTTCGGTATCGATACCGAACCATCCTGGTCTCCGGATGGTCAGTCGCTGATCTTTACCTCTGATCGTGGTGGGCAGCCGCAGATCTATTCAATCTATCTTCCGACCCGGGATGTCACTCGTTTGACCTTTGAAGGGCGGTATAATGCCCGCGGCCGCCTAACTCAGGATGGACGTTTTCTGGCAATGGTGCATCAGACTAATGGTTCATTCCATATCGCGGTGCAGGATCTTCGTACCGGTCGGGTGGATCTGCTGACGGAAACCTTTATGGATGAGTCGCCGACCATTGCACCGAACGGCAGCATAATCCTTTACGCAACACAGGAAGGTGTGCGGGGGGTGTTGTCAGCAGTTTCGCTTGACGGTCGTGTTAAGTTCCGTTTGCCATCAACGGATGGCGATGTTCGTGAACCTGCCTGGTCGCCATTTCAGTAA